The following are encoded together in the Rhabdothermincola salaria genome:
- a CDS encoding amidohydrolase family protein yields the protein MTLTAPEPTATESTRTIPRFVSVDDHIIEPAGVWQDRLPEKYKAVGPRLERLRVANLQFNGMQYSFDIVDGDSAEGKWADFWCYEDLKVPMRRIITAVGFPPEERTLLPVTYEEMRKGCWDQTARLEDMDVNHTEASLCFPTFPRFCGQTFTEAKDRELALLCVKAYNDWMVEEWCGGAGQGRLIPLIIVPLWDADLAAEEVRRNAARGVRAVTFSEIPPFLDLPSIHTGYWDPFFQACAETDTVINMHIGSSSRMPATSPDAPAGVQATLSFNNAMGSLADWIFSGILVRYPTLKLAYSEGQMGWIPYALERADSVWREFRGWAFDKEAVPEPPSFYFKRQVFACFFRDNFGLKNLTDVGVDNVTFETDYPHSDSTWPDTKQVFTDMVTDLSDEDVYKLARGNAIRMLSLDLD from the coding sequence GTGACGCTCACCGCCCCCGAGCCCACCGCCACCGAGAGCACCCGCACCATCCCCCGGTTCGTCAGCGTCGACGACCACATCATCGAGCCCGCCGGGGTGTGGCAGGACCGCCTGCCCGAGAAGTACAAGGCCGTGGGCCCCCGCCTCGAACGCCTGCGGGTGGCCAACCTGCAGTTCAACGGCATGCAGTACAGCTTCGACATCGTCGACGGGGACTCCGCCGAGGGGAAGTGGGCCGATTTCTGGTGCTACGAGGACCTCAAGGTCCCCATGCGGCGCATCATCACCGCCGTCGGGTTCCCCCCCGAAGAGCGCACGTTGCTGCCCGTGACCTACGAAGAGATGCGCAAGGGCTGCTGGGACCAGACCGCTCGCCTCGAGGACATGGACGTCAACCACACCGAGGCGTCGCTCTGCTTCCCGACCTTCCCCCGCTTCTGCGGGCAGACGTTCACCGAGGCCAAGGACCGCGAGCTCGCTCTGCTGTGCGTCAAGGCCTACAACGACTGGATGGTCGAGGAGTGGTGCGGTGGTGCCGGCCAGGGCCGCCTCATCCCGTTGATCATCGTGCCCCTGTGGGATGCCGACCTCGCCGCCGAGGAGGTCCGCCGCAACGCCGCTCGCGGCGTGCGCGCCGTCACCTTCTCGGAGATCCCGCCGTTCCTCGACCTGCCGAGCATCCACACCGGCTACTGGGACCCGTTCTTCCAGGCCTGCGCCGAGACCGACACCGTCATCAACATGCACATCGGCTCGTCGTCGCGCATGCCGGCCACCTCACCCGACGCGCCCGCCGGCGTGCAGGCCACCCTCAGCTTCAACAACGCCATGGGCTCGCTGGCCGACTGGATCTTCTCCGGCATCCTCGTGCGCTACCCCACGCTGAAGCTGGCCTACTCCGAGGGCCAGATGGGCTGGATCCCCTACGCCCTCGAGCGCGCCGACAGCGTGTGGAGGGAGTTCCGGGGCTGGGCCTTCGACAAGGAGGCCGTGCCGGAGCCGCCGTCCTTCTACTTCAAGCGCCAGGTGTTCGCCTGCTTCTTCCGCGACAACTTCGGGCTCAAGAACCTCACCGACGTCGGCGTGGACAACGTGACCTTCGAGACCGACTACCCCCACTCGGACTCCACCTGGCCCGACACCAAGCAGGTCTTCACCGACATGGTGACCGACCTCTCCGACGAGGACGTCTACAAGCTGGCCCGCGGCAACGCCATCCGCATGCTGAGCCTCGATCTCGACTGA
- a CDS encoding ferredoxin reductase family protein → MRLITSAVLWISLYLALAVAPLLFALLADPPPARAFWTELSVAFGFVGLALLGLQFAVSARSNGVDAPYGHDVVLRFHRQISMVALGLVLAHPIILFVTDAAPWGLLNVFDAPWRARFGVLSVLALLAIVATSLWRLQLRLSYEVWRLSHDLLAVVIMVAALLHVELVGHYVAGTWRQVLWAVMSLGILGVLAWIRLIKPLAMRRRPWVVDEVVERADDVWSLRLRPVGHDGLRFDPGQFAWITVGRSPLRVTEHPFSMSSSAEEPDLLEFTIKAAGDFTSTVGEIQPGTRVFVDGPYGVFTPIRNEGAGFLFVAGGIGVTPIMSILRTLADLGDRRRMTLVYANQTWDDVAFADELADLEQRLELRVVHVLAEPDEDWEGEAGFVTHEILEPNLPERPDRVRCFLCGPAPMMDAVTHDLLALGLDLEQIHNEEFVFA, encoded by the coding sequence ATGCGGCTCATCACATCGGCAGTGCTCTGGATCTCGCTGTACCTGGCCCTGGCCGTGGCGCCGCTGCTCTTCGCCCTGCTCGCCGACCCTCCCCCGGCGCGAGCGTTCTGGACCGAGCTGTCGGTCGCCTTCGGGTTCGTCGGGCTGGCCCTGCTCGGACTGCAGTTCGCCGTCAGCGCCCGCTCCAACGGCGTGGACGCCCCCTACGGCCACGACGTGGTCCTGCGCTTCCATCGCCAGATCTCCATGGTGGCGCTGGGTCTGGTGCTGGCTCATCCCATCATCCTCTTCGTCACCGACGCCGCCCCCTGGGGCCTGCTCAACGTGTTCGACGCACCGTGGAGGGCCCGCTTCGGCGTGCTCTCCGTGCTGGCTCTGCTCGCCATCGTGGCCACCTCGCTGTGGCGGCTCCAGCTGCGCCTGTCCTATGAGGTGTGGCGGCTCAGCCACGACCTGCTCGCCGTCGTGATCATGGTGGCCGCCCTGCTCCACGTGGAGCTGGTGGGCCACTACGTGGCCGGCACCTGGCGACAGGTGCTGTGGGCGGTCATGTCGCTCGGCATCCTCGGTGTGCTCGCCTGGATCCGTCTGATCAAGCCGCTGGCCATGCGGCGTCGCCCCTGGGTGGTGGACGAGGTCGTCGAGCGGGCCGACGACGTGTGGTCGTTGCGCCTGCGTCCCGTCGGTCACGACGGCCTTCGCTTCGACCCCGGCCAGTTCGCCTGGATCACGGTCGGCCGCTCGCCGCTGCGGGTCACCGAGCATCCCTTCTCGATGTCGTCGAGCGCCGAGGAGCCCGATCTGTTGGAGTTCACCATCAAGGCCGCGGGCGACTTCACCTCGACGGTCGGCGAGATCCAGCCCGGCACGCGCGTGTTCGTCGACGGCCCCTACGGCGTCTTCACCCCCATCCGCAACGAAGGCGCCGGCTTCCTGTTCGTCGCCGGCGGCATCGGCGTCACGCCGATCATGAGCATCCTGCGCACCCTCGCCGACCTGGGCGATCGCCGGCGCATGACCCTCGTCTACGCCAACCAGACGTGGGACGACGTGGCCTTCGCCGACGAGCTCGCCGATCTCGAGCAGCGCCTGGAGCTGCGCGTCGTGCACGTCCTGGCCGAACCCGACGAGGACTGGGAAGGTGAAGCCGGCTTCGTCACCCACGAGATCCTCGAGCCCAACCTCCCCGAGCGTCCCGACCGGGTGCGGTGCTTCCTCTGCGGACCGGCGCCGATGATGGACGCGGTCACCCACGATCTGCTCGCCCTCGGTCTGGACCTCGAACAGATCCACAACGAGGAGTTCGTCTTCGCATGA
- a CDS encoding SDR family oxidoreductase: protein MDLGLVGKRAVVAGASSGLGLACARALAAEGARVVVGGRSEQRLGDAVAASDGALTGVVGDVGTPDGATQWALDAAATLGGVDIVVPNAGGPPPGTFASTDLDAYAPALDLNLLSTVAMCKALVPSMQQRGWGRVVAITSVAVRQPVAELILSNTARAGVTGFLKTLALEVASDGVTVNSVLPGLHDTDRLRALRGGDTAGLGATVPVGEVGRPEDFGAVVAFLCSEHARHITGHALPVDGGAVQGLL, encoded by the coding sequence ATGGACCTGGGACTCGTCGGCAAGCGAGCGGTCGTGGCCGGGGCGTCCTCCGGCCTGGGGCTGGCCTGTGCCCGGGCCCTGGCCGCCGAAGGGGCCCGGGTCGTCGTCGGGGGACGGTCCGAGCAGCGCCTCGGAGACGCCGTAGCCGCCAGCGACGGGGCGCTCACCGGCGTTGTCGGCGACGTGGGCACGCCCGACGGCGCCACCCAGTGGGCGCTCGATGCGGCGGCGACCCTCGGCGGGGTCGACATCGTCGTCCCCAACGCCGGGGGACCCCCGCCCGGCACGTTCGCCAGCACCGACCTCGACGCCTACGCCCCGGCGCTCGACCTCAACCTGTTGTCGACCGTGGCCATGTGCAAGGCGCTGGTCCCGTCGATGCAACAACGTGGTTGGGGGCGGGTGGTGGCCATCACGTCGGTGGCCGTGCGCCAACCCGTCGCCGAGCTCATCTTGTCCAACACGGCCCGGGCCGGGGTGACCGGCTTCCTCAAGACCCTCGCCCTCGAGGTGGCCTCCGACGGGGTCACCGTGAACTCGGTGCTACCGGGCCTCCACGACACCGATCGCCTCCGTGCCCTGCGCGGCGGCGACACCGCCGGGCTCGGCGCCACCGTCCCGGTGGGCGAGGTCGGCCGCCCCGAGGACTTCGGCGCCGTGGTCGCGTTCTTGTGCAGCGAGCACGCCCGTCACATCACGGGCCACGCCCTGCCCGTCGACGGCGGGGCGGTACAGGGTCTGCTCTGA
- a CDS encoding GNAT family N-acetyltransferase, which produces MPRLRLGVALLVPAPLDSEIDGLRRALGDGALERVPPHLTLVPPVNVRVEDLPEALAVLRQAAARHSPFVARLGPPTTFAPATATVHLGVHEDEGGEIVRRLRDDVFVGPLERTLTFGFEPHVTLADDALDDRRAAALVALSDYVVEVPFDRVHLLQEQRHGDAHRRWVPVADVPFGPRRVVGRGGVELELVVSSLLDPEAAAFESGEWPDDEPHSAATAVPAGCRPVVVTARRRGEVVGVARGGVGPDRRELCSVLVARDQRAQGVARQLLAAFGHEADQASAGGDLHDEPDGTAVGGRAQEHDRGDARGP; this is translated from the coding sequence GTGCCTCGGCTGCGCCTCGGGGTGGCGCTGTTGGTGCCCGCCCCCCTCGACTCGGAGATCGACGGGTTGCGGCGCGCGCTCGGCGACGGCGCCCTCGAGAGGGTTCCTCCCCACCTCACGCTCGTGCCGCCGGTCAACGTGCGGGTCGAGGACCTCCCCGAGGCCCTCGCCGTACTGCGGCAGGCGGCCGCCCGGCACTCGCCGTTCGTGGCGCGCCTCGGACCGCCCACGACCTTCGCCCCCGCCACCGCCACGGTGCACCTCGGCGTGCACGAGGACGAGGGCGGCGAGATCGTGCGCCGACTGCGCGACGACGTGTTCGTCGGTCCCCTCGAGCGGACCTTGACCTTCGGTTTCGAACCCCACGTCACCCTGGCCGACGACGCCCTCGACGATCGCCGGGCGGCCGCCCTCGTCGCCCTGTCCGACTACGTGGTCGAGGTGCCCTTCGACCGGGTCCACCTCCTCCAGGAGCAACGCCACGGCGACGCCCACCGCCGCTGGGTCCCCGTGGCCGATGTGCCCTTCGGCCCGCGCCGTGTCGTGGGGCGGGGTGGGGTGGAGCTCGAGCTGGTCGTCTCGTCTCTCCTCGATCCAGAGGCCGCTGCGTTCGAATCGGGGGAGTGGCCCGACGACGAGCCACACTCGGCGGCCACCGCGGTCCCGGCGGGATGCCGGCCGGTCGTCGTCACCGCCCGGCGGCGAGGCGAGGTGGTGGGCGTGGCCCGCGGCGGGGTCGGCCCCGACCGCCGCGAGCTGTGCTCGGTGCTCGTGGCCCGGGACCAGCGGGCCCAGGGGGTGGCCCGGCAGCTGCTGGCGGCCTTCGGGCACGAGGCGGACCAGGCGTCGGCCGGGGGCGACCTCCACGACGAGCCGGACGGCACGGCCGTCGGAGGTCGGGCGCAGGAGCACGACCGAGGCGACGCCCGCGGCCCCTGA
- a CDS encoding polyphosphate kinase 2 family protein, whose protein sequence is MAAVIDTEQYRVQPGTRLHLPDWPTKTTNGFDGGKADAKACLEELNLRLTDLQQLLYAEGKHKMLVVLQGMDTSGKDGTIKHVFKTINPLGVKVANFKKPNEVELAHDFLWRVHTHAPRNGRIAIFNRSHYEDVLIVRVHDMVPDDVWRPRFEHIRNFEQMLVDEGTVVVKFFLHISRSEQKERLEERLENPAKQWKFEHGDISERAHWDDYTTAYEDAITTSATVGAPWYIVPSDRKWYRNLVVSQVLINALEDLDMSYPDPIDGIENIRIED, encoded by the coding sequence ATGGCCGCCGTGATCGACACCGAGCAGTACCGGGTCCAACCGGGCACGAGATTGCACCTCCCCGACTGGCCCACCAAGACCACCAACGGCTTCGACGGCGGCAAGGCCGACGCCAAGGCCTGCCTGGAGGAGCTCAACCTCCGCCTCACCGACCTGCAGCAGCTGCTCTACGCCGAGGGCAAGCACAAGATGCTGGTGGTGCTCCAGGGGATGGACACGTCCGGCAAGGACGGCACCATCAAGCACGTCTTCAAGACCATCAACCCCCTCGGGGTCAAGGTCGCCAACTTCAAGAAGCCCAACGAGGTCGAGCTGGCCCACGACTTCTTGTGGCGGGTCCACACCCACGCTCCCCGCAACGGTCGCATCGCCATCTTCAACCGCAGCCACTACGAGGACGTGCTCATCGTCCGCGTCCACGACATGGTGCCCGACGACGTGTGGCGGCCCCGCTTCGAGCACATCCGCAACTTCGAGCAGATGCTGGTGGACGAGGGCACCGTCGTCGTGAAGTTCTTCCTGCACATCTCGCGTTCCGAGCAGAAGGAACGGCTCGAAGAACGGCTGGAGAACCCGGCCAAGCAGTGGAAGTTCGAGCACGGCGACATCAGCGAGCGGGCCCACTGGGACGACTACACCACGGCCTACGAGGACGCCATCACCACCAGCGCCACCGTGGGGGCCCCCTGGTACATCGTCCCCTCCGACCGCAAGTGGTACCGCAACCTGGTGGTCTCCCAGGTCCTCATCAACGCCCTCGAGGACCTCGACATGAGCTACCCCGATCCCATCGACGGCATCGAGAACATCCGCATCGAGGACTGA
- a CDS encoding F0F1 ATP synthase subunit epsilon, which produces MPLHVELVSPERTLFAGDATMVRARTVGGGDIAFLPGHAPFVGALATWTLEIALVDGGTELAAVHGGFIEVSNDQVKILSNLAEMASAIDADRARQAKERHEAAVAKGEDVEAEAGLRRAHARLVATGQTVG; this is translated from the coding sequence ATGCCACTGCACGTCGAACTCGTGTCGCCCGAGCGCACGCTGTTCGCCGGGGACGCCACCATGGTGCGCGCCCGCACGGTCGGCGGTGGCGACATCGCCTTCCTGCCCGGCCACGCGCCGTTCGTGGGGGCACTGGCCACCTGGACCCTCGAGATCGCCCTCGTCGACGGCGGCACCGAGCTGGCGGCCGTGCACGGTGGCTTCATCGAGGTGAGCAACGACCAGGTGAAGATCCTCTCGAACCTCGCCGAGATGGCCAGCGCCATCGACGCCGACCGGGCCCGTCAGGCCAAGGAGCGCCACGAGGCCGCCGTGGCCAAGGGCGAGGACGTCGAGGCCGAAGCCGGCCTGCGTCGGGCCCACGCCCGACTGGTGGCCACCGGCCAGACCGTCGGCTGA
- the atpD gene encoding F0F1 ATP synthase subunit beta gives MTVTENATPLKEGRVVAIAGPVVDVEFPRGSLPEINTALELDLTIEGGTVTVVAEVAQQIGDSRVRVVTMKPTDGLTRGTPVRNTGRGITVPVGDAVLGHVFNVIGEPLDSPLTDANVERWEIHREPPAFDTLEPKATLFPTGIKVIDLLTPYLAGGKIGLFGGAGVGKTVLIQEMINRVASQHGGVSVFAGVGERTREGTDLWLEMEESGVIDKTALVYGQMDEPPGVRLRVALSALTMAEYFRDVQNQDVLLFVDNIFRFVQAGSEVSTLLGRMPSAVGYQPTLADEMGELQERITSTRGRSITSLQAVYVPADDYTDPAPFTTFTHLDATTELSRNIASLGIYPAVDPLSSTSSILSPESVGQRHYDVARRVQEVLQRYKELQDIIAILGLDELSEEDRITVNRARKVQRFLSQPFFVAEVFTGMPGIFVSVEDTVESFEQLVNGDLDDLPEQAFLNVGDADGARAKARELEAGS, from the coding sequence ATGACCGTCACCGAGAACGCCACCCCCCTGAAGGAAGGCCGCGTCGTCGCCATCGCCGGCCCCGTGGTCGACGTCGAGTTCCCTCGCGGCTCCCTTCCCGAGATCAACACCGCCCTCGAGCTCGACCTCACCATCGAAGGCGGCACCGTCACGGTGGTGGCCGAGGTGGCCCAGCAGATCGGCGACAGCCGGGTGCGGGTGGTCACCATGAAGCCCACCGACGGCCTCACCCGCGGCACCCCGGTGCGCAACACCGGGCGCGGCATCACGGTGCCCGTCGGCGACGCCGTGCTCGGCCACGTGTTCAACGTGATCGGCGAGCCCCTCGACTCCCCGCTGACCGACGCCAACGTCGAGCGCTGGGAGATCCACCGCGAGCCGCCGGCGTTCGACACCCTCGAGCCCAAGGCCACCCTGTTCCCCACGGGCATCAAGGTCATCGACCTGCTCACGCCCTACCTCGCCGGCGGCAAGATCGGCCTGTTCGGCGGCGCCGGCGTGGGCAAGACGGTGCTCATCCAGGAGATGATCAACCGGGTCGCCTCCCAGCACGGTGGTGTGTCGGTCTTCGCTGGAGTGGGCGAGCGCACCCGTGAGGGCACCGACCTCTGGCTGGAGATGGAGGAGTCCGGGGTCATCGACAAGACCGCCCTGGTCTACGGCCAGATGGACGAGCCGCCCGGCGTGCGCCTGCGCGTCGCCCTGTCGGCGCTCACCATGGCCGAGTACTTCCGCGACGTGCAGAACCAGGACGTGCTGCTCTTCGTCGACAACATCTTCCGGTTCGTGCAGGCCGGGTCCGAGGTGTCCACCCTCCTCGGCCGTATGCCGTCCGCGGTGGGCTACCAGCCCACCCTGGCCGACGAGATGGGCGAGCTGCAGGAGCGCATCACGTCGACCCGAGGTCGTTCCATCACCTCGCTGCAGGCCGTGTACGTGCCCGCCGACGACTACACCGACCCGGCGCCGTTCACCACCTTCACCCACCTCGACGCCACCACCGAGCTCTCCCGCAACATCGCCTCGCTCGGCATCTACCCGGCGGTGGACCCGCTGTCGTCGACCTCCAGCATCCTCTCGCCCGAGAGCGTCGGCCAGCGCCACTACGACGTCGCCCGCCGGGTGCAGGAGGTCCTCCAGCGCTACAAGGAGCTCCAGGACATCATCGCCATCCTCGGCCTCGACGAGCTCTCCGAAGAGGACCGCATCACCGTGAACCGGGCCCGCAAGGTCCAGCGGTTCCTGTCCCAGCCCTTCTTCGTGGCCGAGGTCTTCACCGGCATGCCCGGCATCTTCGTGTCGGTGGAGGACACGGTCGAGTCGTTCGAGCAGCTCGTCAACGGCGACCTCGACGACCTGCCCGAGCAGGCCTTCCTCAACGTCGGCGACGCCGACGGCGCCCGGGCCAAGGCCCGCGAGCTCGAGGCCGGCTCCTGA
- a CDS encoding F0F1 ATP synthase subunit gamma, producing the protein MAGGQERILRRRIKSVESTKKITRAMELIAATRVVKAQDRAAASRPYAEEITAVILDLVRAGAARESTLLQSYDDARTSALVVITSDRGLCGAYNSTVIRNAEREILDRRADGLDYALYVVGKKAQSYFNYRGYKIEESFLGVTDQPDYEQARAIAEAVRQRFEAGEFREVDLVYWRFLSAGTQEPVIRRFLPLQVDDGGDADGEPTSDLEYEPNPTVILDELLPRYIESRIYSALLDASASEHAARQRAMKAATDNAEELKITLARVMNRARQDAITTEIMEIVGGAEALKGDKATSEELLPSLLNPAHIFPDHLDRLDQSVSGH; encoded by the coding sequence ATGGCAGGAGGCCAGGAGCGGATCCTTCGCCGGCGCATCAAGAGCGTCGAGTCCACCAAGAAGATCACGCGCGCCATGGAGCTGATCGCCGCCACCCGAGTGGTGAAGGCCCAGGACCGGGCAGCGGCCTCGCGCCCCTACGCCGAGGAGATCACCGCGGTCATCCTCGACCTCGTCCGCGCCGGGGCTGCTCGGGAGAGCACCCTGTTGCAGTCCTACGACGATGCTCGCACGTCGGCGCTCGTGGTGATCACCTCCGACCGTGGGCTCTGCGGCGCCTACAACTCCACGGTGATCCGCAACGCGGAGCGTGAGATCCTCGACCGTCGGGCCGACGGGCTCGACTACGCCCTGTACGTGGTGGGCAAGAAGGCGCAGTCGTACTTCAACTACCGCGGCTACAAGATCGAGGAGAGCTTCCTCGGCGTCACCGACCAGCCCGACTACGAGCAGGCCCGTGCCATCGCCGAGGCGGTGCGCCAGCGCTTCGAGGCGGGCGAGTTCCGTGAGGTCGACCTGGTCTACTGGCGCTTCCTCTCGGCGGGCACCCAGGAGCCGGTCATCCGCCGCTTCCTGCCGTTGCAGGTCGACGACGGCGGCGACGCCGACGGCGAGCCCACCAGCGACCTCGAGTACGAGCCGAACCCCACGGTCATCCTCGACGAGCTGCTCCCGCGCTACATCGAGTCGCGCATCTACTCGGCCCTGCTCGACGCCTCGGCCTCCGAGCACGCCGCCCGGCAGCGGGCCATGAAGGCTGCCACCGACAACGCCGAAGAGCTCAAGATCACCCTCGCCCGGGTGATGAACCGAGCCCGCCAGGACGCCATCACCACCGAGATCATGGAGATCGTGGGCGGCGCCGAAGCCCTCAAGGGCGACAAGGCCACGAGCGAAGAGCTCCTGCCGTCGCTGCTGAACCCCGCCCACATCTTCCCCGACCACCTCGACCGGCTCGACCAGTCGGTGTCGGGCCACTGA
- the atpA gene encoding F0F1 ATP synthase subunit alpha, translating to MAELTINTGDIAAALQKNLAGFTPSLEATQVGRVLEVGDGIARVSGLPDVGVNELLEFEGGTVGLALNLDEDSIGAVVLGDAESAAGVEEGAAVKATGRILSVPVGDALLGRVVNALGVPIDGKGPIVGAQMRRMEVQAPGITGRKPVHEPLQTGIKSIDAMTPIGRGQRELVIGDRKTGKTTVCVDTILNQKGLGVKCIYVAIGQKASTVAQTVNTLTEHGAMDYTVVVVAPASDPAPFKYLAPYGGCAIGQHWMDNGEHSLIVYDDLSKQAEAYRQLSLLLRRPPGREAYPGDVFYLHSRLLERAAKLSDDLGAGSMTALPVIETKAGDVSAYIPTNVISITDGQVYLQDDLFKAGVRPAVDVGISVSRVGSAAQIKAMKKVSGTLKLDLAQFRELEAFATFGSELDKISAAQLERGYRLTELLKQGLNSPMPVEEQVVVIHAGTTGYLDDIPVADVKRFEADLLDFMRGRYGALLDDIRTTGDMPAGLDDAVAAFKAEFAASTPGGGTIPDAEDQGEAELARAGGLAEATLPETEVRREEEA from the coding sequence ATGGCTGAACTGACCATCAACACCGGCGACATCGCCGCCGCCCTCCAGAAGAACCTGGCTGGCTTCACTCCCTCGCTCGAGGCCACCCAGGTCGGGCGGGTCCTCGAGGTCGGTGACGGCATCGCCCGCGTCTCGGGCCTGCCCGACGTGGGCGTCAACGAGCTGCTCGAGTTCGAGGGCGGCACCGTGGGCCTCGCCTTGAACCTCGACGAGGACTCCATCGGTGCGGTGGTGCTCGGCGACGCCGAGTCCGCGGCCGGCGTGGAGGAAGGCGCCGCCGTCAAGGCCACCGGCCGCATCCTCTCGGTGCCCGTCGGTGACGCCCTGCTGGGCCGGGTCGTCAACGCCCTCGGTGTGCCGATCGACGGCAAGGGCCCCATCGTCGGCGCCCAGATGCGCCGCATGGAGGTGCAGGCCCCCGGCATCACCGGGCGCAAGCCGGTGCACGAGCCGCTGCAGACCGGCATCAAGTCCATCGACGCCATGACCCCCATCGGTCGAGGCCAGCGCGAGCTCGTCATCGGCGACCGCAAGACCGGCAAGACCACGGTGTGCGTCGACACGATCCTCAACCAGAAGGGTCTGGGGGTGAAGTGCATCTACGTCGCCATCGGCCAGAAGGCGTCCACCGTCGCCCAGACGGTGAACACCCTCACCGAGCACGGCGCCATGGACTACACCGTCGTGGTGGTGGCCCCGGCCTCCGACCCCGCCCCCTTCAAGTACCTCGCCCCCTACGGCGGCTGCGCCATCGGCCAGCACTGGATGGACAACGGCGAGCACAGCCTCATCGTCTACGACGACCTGTCCAAGCAGGCCGAGGCCTACCGTCAGCTCTCACTGCTGCTGCGTCGCCCGCCGGGCCGTGAGGCCTATCCCGGCGACGTGTTCTACCTGCACAGCCGCCTGCTCGAGCGTGCCGCCAAGCTCTCCGACGACCTCGGGGCCGGTTCGATGACCGCCCTGCCGGTCATCGAGACCAAGGCCGGCGACGTCTCGGCCTACATCCCCACCAACGTGATCTCCATCACCGACGGCCAGGTGTACCTCCAGGACGACCTGTTCAAGGCCGGTGTGCGGCCCGCCGTCGACGTGGGCATCTCGGTGTCCCGCGTGGGCAGCGCCGCCCAGATCAAGGCCATGAAGAAGGTGTCCGGCACCCTCAAGCTCGACCTGGCCCAGTTCCGCGAGCTGGAGGCGTTCGCCACCTTCGGTTCCGAGCTCGACAAGATCTCGGCCGCCCAGCTCGAGCGGGGCTACCGCCTCACCGAGCTGCTCAAGCAGGGCCTCAACTCGCCGATGCCGGTCGAGGAGCAGGTGGTCGTCATCCACGCCGGCACCACCGGCTACCTCGACGACATCCCCGTCGCCGACGTCAAGCGGTTCGAAGCCGACCTCCTCGACTTCATGCGGGGACGCTACGGCGCCCTGCTCGACGACATCCGCACCACGGGCGACATGCCCGCCGGCCTCGACGACGCCGTCGCCGCCTTCAAGGCCGAGTTCGCCGCCAGCACCCCCGGCGGCGGCACCATCCCCGACGCCGAGGACCAGGGCGAGGCCGAGCTGGCCCGAGCCGGCGGACTCGCCGAAGCCACGCTGCCCGAGACCGAGGTCCGGCGCGAGGAAGAGGCCTGA
- the atpH gene encoding ATP synthase F1 subunit delta, with product MSDRIDYYAQAFHNILLAEGSSNEVTDELFRFARILEGNDELRTTLSDVHLPVERRQQIVEDLLGGKATPTTTALVALTVATGRVHSLTDIVGRLLDRTAATDSRVIAQVRSAVPLTEDQKARLAEALAKSIGKEVDIVVIIDPEVLGGLVTQIGDTVIDGSVRQRLSQLRESF from the coding sequence ATGAGCGACCGCATCGACTACTACGCCCAGGCGTTCCACAACATCCTCCTGGCCGAGGGCAGCAGCAACGAGGTCACCGACGAGCTGTTCCGCTTCGCTCGCATCCTCGAAGGCAACGACGAGCTGCGCACCACCCTCTCGGACGTCCACCTCCCGGTGGAGCGGCGCCAGCAGATCGTCGAGGACCTCCTCGGCGGCAAGGCCACCCCCACCACCACCGCCCTGGTCGCCCTCACGGTGGCCACCGGTCGGGTCCACAGCCTCACCGACATCGTCGGTCGGCTGCTCGACCGCACCGCGGCCACCGACAGCCGGGTCATCGCCCAGGTCCGCTCGGCGGTCCCCCTCACCGAGGACCAGAAGGCCCGCCTGGCCGAGGCGCTCGCCAAGAGCATCGGCAAGGAGGTCGACATCGTGGTGATCATCGACCCCGAGGTCCTCGGTGGCCTCGTCACCCAGATCGGCGACACGGTCATCGACGGCTCCGTGCGCCAGCGCTTGTCCCAGCTCCGTGAGTCGTTCTGA
- the atpF gene encoding F0F1 ATP synthase subunit B, translated as MLTRMVIAAADAENGFILPHKIEEVFWGSLAFFIVVGLIVWKGGPAIKTMWNDRIDRIRTDLETAETARTSAEAKLTQVEASIADADNERARILAEATETAQAVKAQLIERASTDAAEVRARGGADIESSKAQATSDLQSEIGVLALGAAEAVVVNTLDDATRSELIDGYITRVGAQS; from the coding sequence ATGTTGACCCGAATGGTCATCGCTGCCGCAGATGCGGAGAACGGCTTCATCCTCCCCCACAAGATCGAAGAGGTCTTCTGGGGTTCCCTCGCCTTCTTCATCGTGGTGGGCCTCATCGTCTGGAAGGGCGGTCCGGCCATCAAGACGATGTGGAACGATCGCATCGACCGGATCCGCACCGACCTCGAGACCGCCGAGACCGCCCGGACCAGCGCCGAGGCCAAGCTCACCCAGGTCGAGGCCAGCATCGCGGATGCCGACAACGAGCGGGCCCGCATCCTCGCCGAGGCCACCGAGACGGCCCAGGCCGTCAAGGCCCAGCTCATCGAGCGGGCGTCGACCGACGCCGCCGAGGTCCGCGCCCGGGGCGGCGCCGACATCGAGTCGTCCAAGGCCCAGGCCACCAGCGACCTGCAGTCCGAGATCGGCGTACTGGCCCTCGGTGCCGCCGAGGCCGTCGTGGTCAACACCCTCGACGACGCCACCCGCAGCGAGCTCATCGACGGCTACATCACCCGGGTGGGGGCCCAGTCATGA